One stretch of Orcinus orca chromosome 15, mOrcOrc1.1, whole genome shotgun sequence DNA includes these proteins:
- the RAB12 gene encoding ras-related protein Rab-12: MLLPLLRSSCFPSSSPGGGGGGGADTGAGGRPGAQQQRGARGPPGPLERALAQPGADPRRAAEAEGAPGPGARGGRRAARGPHACMDPGAALQRRPAGGGGLGAGSPALSGGQSRRRKQPPRPADFKLQVIIIGSRGVGKTSLMERFTDDTFCEACKSTVGVDFKIKTVELRGKKIRLQIWDTAGQERFNSITSAYYRSAKGIILVYDITKKETFDDLPKWMKMIDKYASEDAELLLVGNKLDCETDREISRQQGEKFAQQITGMRFCEASAKDNFNVDEIFLKLVDDILKKMPLDMLRNELSNSILSLQPEPEIPPELPPPRPHVRCC, from the exons atgctgctgccgctgctgcggAGTAGCTGCTTCCCTTCCTCTTCAcccggcggtggcggcggcggcggagcggACACGGGCGCGGGGGGCCGGCCGGGGGCACAGCAGCAGCGCGGAGCCCGTGGACCGCCGGGGCCTCTTGAGCGCGCGCTCGCCCAACCCGGGGCCGACCCGCGGCGCGCGGCGGAGGCCGAGGGAGCGCCGGGGCCCGGGGCGCGCGGCGGGCGGCGGGCCGCGCGGGGGCCGCATGCGTGCATGGATCCGGGCGCCGCGCTGCAGAGGCGGCCCGCGGGCGGCGGCGGCCTGGGCGCGGGCTCCCCGGCACTGTCGGGCGGCCAGTCCCGGCGGAGGAAGCAGCCCCCCAGGCCGGCCGACTTCAAGCTGCAGGTCATCATCATCGGCTCCCGCGGCGTGGGCAAGACCAGCCTGATGGAGCGCTTTACCGACGACACCTTCTGCGAGGCCTGCAAGTCCACTGTGG GTGTTGACTTTAAAATCAAAACCGTAGagctaagaggaaagaaaattaggTTACAAATCTG GGACACAGCAGGTCAGGAGAGATTCAACAGCATTACCTCAGCTTATTACAGAAGTGCCAAGGGGATCATATTAGTATATGATATCACAAAGAAGGAGACGTTTGATGATTTGCCAAAATGGATGAAGATGATTGATAAG TACGCTTCAGAAGATGCAGAGCTTCTTTTAGTTGGAAATAAGTTGGACTGTGAAACTGACAGAGAAATCAGCAGACAGCAAGGTGAAAAG tttGCACAGCAGATAACTGGGATGCGGTTCTGTGAAGCAAGTGCCAAGGATAACTTCAACGTGGACGAAATATTCCTGAAGCTTGTGGATGACATcctgaaaaag ATGCCTCTGGACATGCTGAGGAACGAGCTGTCCAATAGCATCCTCTCCTTACAACCAGAGCCTGAGATCCCACCAGAACTGCCTCCACCCAGACCACACGTCCGATGCTGTTGA